In Nitrosococcus oceani ATCC 19707, the following proteins share a genomic window:
- a CDS encoding NAD(P)-dependent oxidoreductase: MQVGFIGLGAMGLPMARNLAEGGFLKAVWNRTQATAETLAQELKITHAREPAELAGAVEAIFMCVSTDKDVLTLLEALLPGLAPGKIIVDFSTVSRETARRAATIVRSEGADFLDSPVSGGVEGARNGTLAMMVGGRGATLAKVQLALKTLASRIVHMGEAGTGQATKAVNQIMAAGINEAVTEALAFGKAQGLDMEKVIDVVSSGAAGNWFLEKRGKTMTQGIFTPGFKISLHHKDLRICRAMAKRLGFPLPITEITLADYQRLLEKGLGDEDISALYRLKRPD; this comes from the coding sequence ATGCAGGTAGGCTTTATTGGCTTGGGCGCCATGGGCCTTCCCATGGCCCGAAACCTGGCAGAAGGAGGCTTTCTTAAGGCTGTCTGGAACAGAACCCAGGCAACAGCAGAAACGCTGGCTCAAGAATTAAAGATAACCCATGCACGCGAACCGGCGGAATTGGCCGGGGCGGTGGAGGCAATATTCATGTGCGTCTCCACGGACAAAGACGTGCTCACCCTGCTGGAAGCCCTCCTCCCCGGTCTTGCCCCCGGCAAAATAATAGTAGATTTCTCCACGGTGAGCCGGGAAACCGCCCGCCGCGCCGCAACTATCGTCCGCAGCGAAGGCGCTGATTTTTTAGACTCTCCGGTCTCGGGCGGCGTGGAGGGCGCCCGCAACGGCACCTTGGCGATGATGGTGGGAGGCCGTGGAGCAACCTTGGCAAAAGTCCAGCTAGCGCTCAAAACCCTAGCTAGCCGCATCGTGCATATGGGCGAAGCCGGTACCGGCCAGGCCACCAAGGCGGTGAATCAGATCATGGCGGCGGGAATCAACGAGGCGGTCACCGAGGCTCTGGCCTTTGGCAAAGCCCAGGGTTTAGACATGGAAAAAGTGATTGATGTCGTCTCCAGCGGCGCCGCTGGCAACTGGTTTCTAGAAAAACGCGGCAAGACCATGACCCAGGGCATATTTACTCCTGGTTTTAAAATTTCCCTGCACCATAAGGATCTTCGCATTTGCCGGGCAATGGCGAAGCGGCTTGGCTTTCCCCTGCCCATTACCGAAATAACTCTTGCCGATTATCAGCGCCTGCTGGAAAAAGGATTGGGCGATGAAGACATCTCCGCTTTGTACCGTCTTAAGCGACCTGATTAA
- a CDS encoding phosphatase PAP2 family protein yields MRLIRRHVDLVLMLILGLIFLLFPTLDLTVSGWFYQPSLGFFLAKETLFVFLYELVPAMVHLLEIALPLIILLSFNPLQRYLVAHRKPAVYLALVLLLGPGLLVNEVFKNHWDRARPKQIVEFGGDKIFTAAGVPSDQCERNCSFVCGHASMGFYFLSFGYLFPRQRRRWLGIGIGLGGLIGLARIAQGAHFMSDVVFSFFAVYFTAKLVYALIENKERGIQS; encoded by the coding sequence ATGAGGCTAATTAGGAGGCATGTTGATCTCGTCCTCATGCTTATTCTGGGTTTAATCTTCCTCCTCTTTCCCACCCTGGACTTAACAGTCAGCGGCTGGTTCTATCAACCATCACTCGGCTTTTTCCTGGCGAAAGAAACACTATTCGTTTTTCTCTACGAACTTGTTCCCGCCATGGTCCACCTGCTTGAAATTGCCCTCCCCCTTATTATCTTGCTCAGCTTCAATCCATTGCAACGTTATCTCGTAGCTCATAGAAAACCCGCGGTCTATCTTGCCTTGGTACTGCTGCTTGGGCCTGGATTGCTGGTCAACGAGGTATTCAAAAACCACTGGGATCGGGCGCGCCCCAAGCAGATCGTCGAGTTTGGCGGGGATAAAATTTTTACCGCGGCAGGCGTACCAAGCGATCAATGTGAACGTAATTGCTCCTTCGTCTGCGGTCATGCCTCCATGGGTTTTTATTTCTTAAGCTTTGGCTATCTCTTTCCAAGGCAACGCCGGAGATGGCTGGGAATCGGGATCGGTTTGGGCGGTCTCATCGGGTTAGCGCGCATTGCCCAGGGCGCCCACTTTATGAGTGATGTGGTGTTCTCTTTCTTTGCCGTCTATTTCACCGCCAAACTGGTATATGCCTTGATTGAAAATAAAGAAAGAGGTATCCAGAGCTAA
- a CDS encoding DUF423 domain-containing protein: MAALKILLGRTTIIVAKFLISTGAFIAALGIAFGAFGAHGLRAKLEPRMLEVWQTGVEYHMYHALGLILIGMISHWLGSSALIKWSGGLMLAGILLFSGSLYVLALTGAGWLGAIAPLGGSSFIIAWILLAVALLRTS, encoded by the coding sequence ATGGCTGCCTTAAAAATTCTCTTGGGAAGGACAACAATCATCGTGGCTAAATTTCTTATCAGCACAGGCGCCTTCATCGCTGCCTTGGGTATCGCTTTCGGCGCTTTCGGCGCCCATGGACTGCGGGCCAAACTTGAGCCCCGCATGCTGGAAGTCTGGCAAACCGGTGTTGAATACCACATGTATCATGCTTTGGGCCTCATTTTAATTGGCATGATTTCCCATTGGCTAGGAAGCAGCGCCTTAATCAAATGGTCGGGAGGCTTGATGCTTGCGGGTATCCTCCTGTTCTCTGGCAGTCTCTATGTATTGGCGCTCACGGGAGCAGGCTGGCTAGGCGCTATTGCCCCTTTAGGGGGAAGCAGCTTTATTATTGCCTGGATATTGCTTGCGGTGGCCCTGTTGCGCACCAGTTAA
- the msrA gene encoding peptide-methionine (S)-S-oxide reductase MsrA, with translation MFKIHPKIEIPAAEEALPGRAEKMPVPQQHYVNGHPLTPPFPEGMEQALFGMGCFWGAERKFWQTEGVYTSAVGYAGGHTPNPTYEQVCTGMTGHTEAVRVVYDPKIISYPSLLKIFWESHDPTQGMRQGNDVGTQYRSAIYTYNNAQKTAAEASRKNYEKNLQEAGYAPITTEIGPAPEFYYAESYHQQYLAKNPGGYCGLGGTGVVCPTQIERNLSE, from the coding sequence ATGTTTAAAATTCACCCAAAAATAGAAATACCGGCTGCCGAAGAGGCGCTGCCAGGCCGAGCGGAAAAAATGCCAGTCCCACAACAGCATTATGTCAATGGTCACCCCCTCACCCCCCCTTTCCCCGAGGGCATGGAACAAGCCCTCTTCGGGATGGGCTGCTTTTGGGGCGCGGAACGCAAATTCTGGCAAACGGAAGGCGTTTACACCAGCGCGGTAGGGTATGCGGGCGGCCATACGCCCAATCCTACTTATGAACAAGTCTGCACGGGCATGACCGGCCATACCGAGGCAGTGCGGGTGGTGTACGATCCCAAAATCATCAGTTATCCGTCTCTGCTCAAGATTTTTTGGGAGTCCCATGATCCGACCCAGGGCATGCGCCAGGGAAATGATGTGGGCACCCAATATCGCTCCGCCATCTATACTTATAACAACGCCCAAAAAACGGCGGCCGAAGCCTCAAGAAAAAACTACGAGAAAAATCTTCAGGAAGCAGGTTACGCCCCGATCACAACGGAAATTGGCCCAGCGCCGGAGTTTTACTACGCGGAATCCTATCATCAGCAGTATTTAGCCAAAAATCCAGGGGGATACTGCGGACTCGGCGGAACTGGAGTCGTCTGCCCAACCCAGATAGAGAGAAATTTAAGCGAATAA
- a CDS encoding V-type ATP synthase subunit D, with translation MAQQPPTKSALLNLKRQVAFLQEGHDLLERKRELLTRLVYEHLTHYRQLRREAHAALDDSYYWLSITHMRMSSRQLRQAAQGIHPGLSVKILPRSSLGVEYPAVTVERQPLQPISLLWTDASLDETRSKLVELAMVLARLGEAETSLRRMVAEQRKTQKRVNALKYNVIPRYQAAVRYIQSALEEEERNALFQIKVLQEQGKKGR, from the coding sequence GTGGCCCAGCAGCCGCCCACCAAGAGCGCCTTGCTTAATCTTAAGCGTCAGGTCGCCTTTTTGCAGGAGGGGCATGATTTATTGGAGCGCAAGCGGGAGCTGTTGACGCGGTTGGTTTATGAGCATTTAACCCATTACCGCCAATTACGGCGTGAAGCCCATGCCGCCCTGGATGATTCTTATTACTGGTTGTCCATTACCCACATGCGAATGAGTAGCCGCCAGTTACGCCAGGCTGCCCAAGGCATACATCCTGGCCTTTCCGTGAAGATCCTCCCCCGTTCCAGCTTGGGAGTAGAATACCCTGCGGTCACCGTGGAACGCCAGCCCCTGCAACCCATCAGCTTGCTCTGGACCGATGCGAGTTTGGATGAGACCCGGTCCAAGCTAGTGGAACTGGCGATGGTGCTAGCCCGGCTGGGTGAAGCAGAAACTTCTTTGCGCCGTATGGTGGCCGAACAGCGTAAGACTCAGAAGCGGGTTAATGCCCTCAAGTACAATGTCATTCCTCGCTATCAAGCCGCTGTTCGCTATATTCAGTCGGCTTTAGAGGAAGAGGAGCGGAACGCTTTATTTCAGATTAAGGTGCTACAGGAGCAGGGCAAGAAAGGACGTTAG
- a CDS encoding V-type ATP synthase subunit B, which yields MKEKEYRTASAARGGLLFMRDIPGGAFGERVIVKDHRGRRRNGQVIFTSGEVVLVQVFEGTDDLDLERTWVRFLEEPFEIPLSPDVLGRIFDGVGAPRDDRPPMIAPLKRNVNGAPVNPVARAYPQEFIQTGIAAIDGLNSLVRGQKLPIFSGSGLPHNRLAAQIVRQAKLLGEETRFVMVFAAMGVTYSDARFFQEEFENSGVLGKVVMYLNLADDPPIKRLLLPRTALACAEYLAFEQDLHVLVVMTDMTHYAEALREVATAKGDVPSRKGYPGYLYSDLAEIYERAGRIKNRRGSITMVPVVSMPSDDITHPIPDLTGYITEGQIVLSRELHHQGIYPPVNIPPSLSRLMKDGIGKNSTREDHPRVASQLYAAYAKALEVRNLASIIGAEELSPSDRQFLDFAGQFEQRFVKQGEEEDRSIIETLDLAWDLLSLLPQFALTRVTEADLAKYHKWEGDSEREAPKMDSPHEEISEKS from the coding sequence ATGAAAGAGAAAGAGTACCGTACCGCCTCCGCGGCCCGGGGGGGATTATTGTTTATGCGGGATATTCCCGGCGGTGCTTTTGGAGAGCGAGTGATCGTCAAGGATCACCGGGGGCGGAGGCGCAATGGGCAGGTGATTTTTACTTCCGGCGAAGTGGTGTTGGTCCAAGTTTTTGAGGGCACCGATGATCTGGATTTAGAGCGCACTTGGGTTCGATTTCTGGAAGAACCTTTCGAGATTCCTTTATCGCCTGATGTCTTGGGACGTATTTTCGACGGCGTGGGAGCCCCGCGGGATGACCGCCCCCCTATGATTGCCCCCCTCAAACGCAATGTGAATGGCGCCCCCGTTAATCCTGTCGCCCGGGCTTATCCGCAAGAATTTATCCAGACGGGAATTGCCGCGATTGACGGCCTCAATTCCCTGGTGCGGGGCCAAAAACTACCTATCTTCTCGGGCTCGGGTCTTCCTCACAACCGTTTGGCGGCTCAGATCGTGCGCCAAGCCAAGCTGTTGGGTGAAGAGACCCGCTTTGTCATGGTTTTTGCCGCCATGGGGGTGACCTATAGTGATGCCCGGTTTTTTCAGGAAGAATTCGAGAACAGCGGCGTGTTGGGCAAGGTGGTGATGTATCTTAATTTGGCGGATGATCCCCCCATCAAACGCTTGCTTTTGCCGCGTACCGCGCTGGCTTGCGCCGAGTACCTGGCTTTTGAGCAGGACTTGCATGTATTGGTGGTGATGACCGACATGACCCATTACGCCGAAGCCCTGCGGGAGGTGGCCACGGCAAAGGGTGATGTGCCTTCCCGTAAGGGTTATCCAGGGTATCTCTATTCCGATCTCGCCGAGATTTACGAGCGTGCTGGGCGGATTAAGAACCGACGCGGTTCTATCACCATGGTGCCGGTAGTTTCCATGCCCTCGGATGATATTACCCACCCCATTCCCGATTTGACGGGCTATATTACGGAAGGGCAAATCGTGCTTTCCAGGGAACTCCACCATCAGGGTATCTATCCTCCCGTCAATATTCCCCCTTCCTTATCCCGTTTGATGAAAGATGGGATTGGCAAGAATTCTACCCGGGAAGACCATCCCCGGGTTGCGAGCCAGCTTTATGCCGCTTATGCCAAGGCGCTGGAAGTAAGAAATTTAGCCTCTATTATCGGTGCGGAGGAGCTTTCTCCGTCGGACCGGCAATTCCTTGATTTCGCCGGCCAATTTGAACAGCGATTCGTCAAGCAAGGGGAGGAGGAAGATCGCTCTATTATTGAGACTTTGGATTTGGCGTGGGATTTGCTTTCCTTGCTCCCGCAGTTTGCCCTTACTCGGGTAACGGAAGCGGATCTGGCAAAATATCATAAGTGGGAAGGCGACTCGGAGCGTGAGGCCCCGAAGATGGACTCTCCCCACGAAGAAATTTCCGAGAAAAGCTAG
- a CDS encoding V-type ATP synthase subunit A, whose amino-acid sequence MGKLLEVNGPLVRARLPQVPNGEQVRIGTLGLVGEVIGREGQEALIQVYEGTESVRPGEEVEALGHPLSVELGPGLLGQVFDGIQRPLGRLLEASGDRISRGIQIQGLEQARVWRFQPNPQLAAGMAVTGGVCLGAVPETPTIEHRILVPPGLSGELLELAPEGEYRLSDVIARLDMGDHRSQALTLSHRWPVRNPRPYQQREHGVSPLMTGQRILDTFFPLLKGGKAAVPGPFGAGKTMVQQQIARWSNADIVIYVGCGERGNELVEVLDSFPELTDPHTGRSLMERTLLVANTSNMPVVAREASLYVGVTLGEYYRDQGYDVVIVADSTSRWAEALREVAGRLGQMPVEEGYPAYLASRLAAFYERAGRVQTLGGSVGSVTLIGAVSPPGGDFSEPVTSHTKEIVRTFWALSKDLADARHYPAVSWRESFSDDIPVAARWWAEHIDKHWQAGRAEAMTLLTQAEELSRIVNLVGPEALSGTQRWILEGATLIKEGLLQQSALDPVDSFCAPEKQFVLLDLMLQIYHQGVELLEQGVPVQELLGLPVLARARRCKSDYKNTQVETLQDFTKEIKEAFGRLGREHAEAGKI is encoded by the coding sequence ATGGGAAAACTGCTTGAAGTCAATGGTCCGCTGGTGAGGGCGCGTCTGCCCCAGGTACCCAATGGGGAGCAGGTGCGAATTGGAACTCTCGGTTTGGTGGGCGAAGTCATTGGCAGGGAAGGCCAAGAGGCCCTGATTCAAGTTTATGAGGGGACTGAGTCGGTGCGCCCTGGGGAGGAAGTCGAAGCGCTCGGCCATCCCCTCTCAGTGGAACTGGGACCGGGCCTTCTGGGACAAGTTTTTGATGGGATACAACGTCCCCTTGGCCGTCTCCTGGAAGCCAGCGGGGATCGGATTTCCCGTGGCATCCAGATCCAGGGTTTGGAGCAAGCGCGGGTTTGGCGCTTTCAACCCAACCCCCAATTAGCTGCCGGCATGGCGGTTACCGGCGGCGTTTGTTTAGGCGCCGTGCCGGAGACCCCTACTATTGAGCATCGTATTCTGGTTCCTCCTGGATTGTCGGGTGAACTGTTGGAGCTGGCCCCTGAAGGGGAGTATCGATTGAGCGATGTCATTGCCCGCCTGGATATGGGTGATCATCGCTCCCAGGCGTTAACGCTTTCCCATCGCTGGCCAGTACGTAACCCCCGTCCCTACCAGCAGCGGGAGCATGGGGTGTCGCCATTGATGACCGGTCAGCGGATACTGGATACTTTTTTCCCCCTGCTCAAAGGCGGCAAAGCGGCTGTGCCTGGACCTTTTGGCGCCGGTAAAACCATGGTCCAGCAACAAATTGCCCGCTGGTCTAATGCCGATATCGTCATTTATGTGGGTTGCGGTGAGCGGGGCAACGAGTTGGTTGAAGTCCTGGATTCCTTTCCCGAGCTAACTGATCCCCATACCGGCCGCTCCTTGATGGAGCGGACCTTGCTGGTTGCCAATACCTCGAATATGCCCGTGGTTGCCCGGGAGGCATCCCTATATGTCGGTGTAACCCTGGGGGAGTATTACCGGGACCAGGGCTACGATGTGGTGATTGTGGCCGATTCCACCAGCCGCTGGGCCGAAGCCCTGCGGGAAGTGGCGGGGCGTCTCGGACAGATGCCTGTGGAGGAAGGTTATCCGGCTTATTTAGCTTCCCGGCTGGCCGCCTTCTATGAGCGTGCCGGGCGGGTTCAAACCCTGGGGGGAAGCGTAGGCTCGGTGACTCTCATTGGCGCGGTCTCCCCGCCAGGGGGGGATTTTTCCGAACCCGTAACTAGTCATACCAAGGAAATCGTGCGGACCTTTTGGGCGCTCTCAAAAGACCTAGCGGACGCCCGCCATTACCCGGCCGTGTCCTGGCGAGAAAGTTTTTCCGATGATATTCCCGTGGCCGCCCGCTGGTGGGCTGAACACATTGATAAACATTGGCAGGCAGGACGCGCCGAGGCCATGACTTTGCTGACCCAGGCGGAAGAACTGTCCCGGATTGTCAATCTGGTAGGCCCCGAGGCTTTGTCGGGAACTCAGCGCTGGATTCTAGAAGGGGCAACGCTGATTAAGGAAGGACTGTTGCAACAAAGCGCCCTGGACCCAGTGGATAGTTTTTGCGCCCCCGAGAAGCAGTTTGTCCTCCTGGACTTGATGCTCCAAATTTATCATCAAGGCGTCGAATTACTAGAGCAAGGCGTGCCGGTGCAAGAGCTTTTGGGCCTTCCCGTGCTGGCCCGCGCTAGGCGCTGCAAGAGTGATTATAAAAATACCCAAGTGGAAACACTTCAGGATTTTACTAAGGAAATAAAAGAAGCTTTCGGGCGGCTTGGCAGGGAACATGCCGAGGCGGGAAAAATCTAG
- a CDS encoding V-type ATP synthase subunit E, whose translation MTAEASVETLEAALLARAKRLAEEYLSRAQHSRDRIIEEANERLRLREEREILAAKAMAERVYRRQVQASELKLQGKLDRLRWEWVQAVVQNLSHQCKVLATDKSRYLPVLQRLLAAGAAAIEREELIAEINQQDLGRLQETWKTFAAEAVSDKCVVLSSEPLTCSGGVRVVSKDGRIRVDNTFEGRLERLAEELHQSIMERLFVPPSGLHG comes from the coding sequence ATGACTGCCGAGGCCAGTGTGGAAACTTTGGAAGCCGCTCTCCTGGCCCGGGCCAAGCGCCTGGCCGAAGAATATTTATCCCGGGCGCAACATAGCCGTGACCGCATTATTGAAGAGGCTAATGAACGTCTGCGTCTTCGGGAAGAGCGGGAAATACTGGCGGCCAAGGCGATGGCCGAGCGGGTCTATCGGCGGCAGGTGCAGGCAAGCGAGCTTAAGCTCCAGGGAAAACTGGATCGTCTCCGTTGGGAATGGGTACAGGCGGTAGTTCAGAATCTTAGCCACCAGTGTAAGGTGTTGGCCACCGATAAGTCCCGTTATTTGCCTGTGCTCCAGCGATTACTAGCTGCGGGGGCCGCCGCTATCGAGCGGGAAGAGCTGATTGCCGAGATCAATCAGCAAGACCTGGGGCGTTTGCAAGAAACCTGGAAAACCTTTGCGGCGGAGGCGGTATCGGACAAGTGCGTAGTCTTATCCTCCGAACCGCTCACTTGCAGTGGTGGGGTGCGGGTGGTGAGCAAAGATGGCCGCATCCGCGTGGATAATACTTTTGAAGGACGCCTGGAGCGGTTAGCGGAGGAACTTCATCAAAGCATTATGGAGCGCCTTTTTGTCCCTCCAAGCGGTCTCCATGGATAG
- a CDS encoding V-type ATP synthase subunit F, whose protein sequence is MAKQILGLSTQSRLATPGGGVSGTRLIVMGSPALTEGFALIGFETWPNGTEEDVDRLLEELEKGKKKALLLLEPGLSRCLSGRLSRVRAESSHILVTEVPPLHAPGDYHPAVEDLVAKVLGQSALEEKS, encoded by the coding sequence ATGGCCAAGCAAATTCTAGGTCTTAGCACCCAGTCCCGGTTAGCAACCCCGGGAGGAGGAGTATCCGGTACCCGTCTGATTGTGATGGGGAGCCCAGCCCTTACGGAAGGCTTTGCCCTGATCGGTTTTGAGACCTGGCCCAATGGGACCGAGGAAGATGTGGACAGGCTGCTGGAGGAATTGGAGAAAGGGAAAAAAAAAGCATTACTCTTATTAGAACCTGGGCTTTCCCGTTGTTTGTCAGGGCGACTGAGTCGAGTGCGGGCCGAGAGTTCCCATATCCTTGTAACAGAAGTGCCGCCCTTGCACGCGCCAGGGGATTATCATCCAGCGGTGGAGGATCTAGTCGCGAAAGTATTAGGCCAGAGCGCCTTAGAGGAAAAATCATGA
- a CDS encoding ATP synthase subunit C, with protein sequence MYGLIILMGLSLVGLVGWGVFYEIRSRHPDFAAPRWWSSVVGVNVLVFVVAQVGLLFLVAQDAMAQEIATGEGAASPEISLGMGLALLAIGLPTAVATVAAGLAVGAVGSSALAAISEKPELFGRTLIYLGLAEGIAIYGVVVTILMLGKI encoded by the coding sequence ATGTATGGGTTGATTATTTTGATGGGCTTAAGTTTGGTGGGCTTGGTAGGTTGGGGAGTGTTTTATGAAATACGCTCACGCCATCCAGATTTTGCCGCGCCTCGCTGGTGGAGCAGCGTGGTAGGGGTGAATGTACTTGTTTTTGTGGTTGCCCAAGTTGGCCTATTGTTTTTAGTTGCACAGGATGCCATGGCCCAGGAGATAGCAACGGGGGAGGGAGCCGCGTCTCCGGAGATTTCCCTGGGCATGGGGTTAGCGCTTTTGGCCATTGGCTTACCTACGGCGGTGGCGACGGTGGCCGCGGGCTTGGCCGTGGGGGCGGTGGGATCCTCCGCGCTGGCGGCTATCTCCGAAAAACCAGAGCTATTTGGGCGCACGCTCATTTATTTGGGGCTGGCGGAAGGGATAGCGATTTATGGCGTGGTCGTCACTATTTTGATGCTAGGTAAGATTTAA